CAATGAGCGTGGACTTGCCATCGTCCACCGAGCCCACCACCGCCAGGCGCAACAACTCCTTCTCGGCGTGCTCGGCGAGGAAGCCCTGGACGTCCGTCCTACCTTGAACCTGAGTCTCGGCGCTCATCTTAGAAATACCCCTCGCGCTTCTTGAGCTCCATCGAGCCTTCCTCGTCGTGATCGATGAGCCGACCCTGCCGCTCGGACACGCGGGACTCCACCATCTCGGTGATGATCTCCTCGACGGACGCCGCCGAGGACTCCACGGCGCCGCTGAGCGGATAGCAGCCCAGGGTGCGGAAGCGCACCCGCTTGAGCACGGGCTTCTCGCCCGGCCGCAGCCGCATGCGCTCGTCATCGACCATGATCCACTGGCCGTTGCGGCTCACCACCGGGCGCTCGGCGGCGAAGTACAGCGGGACCACGGGAATGCGCTCCTTGAGGATGTAGTGCCACACGTCCAGCTCGGTCCAGTTGGACAGCGGGAAGACGCGCATGCTCTCGCCCGCGTCGATGCGGCCGTTGTAGAGGTTCCACAGCTCGGGCCGCTGCTTGCGCGGCTCCCACTGCCCGTGCCGGTCGCGGAAGGAATACACGCGCTCCTTGGCCCGGGACTTCTCCTCGTCGCGGCGGGCGCCGCCGAAGGCCGCGTCGAAGCCGTGCAGCGCGAGCGCCTCGAGCAGCGACTGCGTCTTCATGGCGTGCGTGTACTTCTGGCTGCCATGGTCGAAGGGGTTGATGCCCTCGGCGAGCGCCTTCTTGTTCTGGTGCACCAGGAGGTTCAACCCGTGGCGCGACGTGAACTCGTCCCGGAACCTGTACATCTCCCGGAACTTCCACGTGGTGTCCACGTGGAGCAGGGGAAATGGCAGGGGCGCCGGATGGAACGCCTTGCGCGCCAGGTGCAAGAGCACCTGCGAGTCCTTGCCAATGCTGTAGAGCATCACCGGGCGGGCGAACTCCGCCGCCGTCTCCCGGAGGATGTGGATGCTCTCCGCCTCGAGCACCGCGAGGTGCGAGTGCCTCGCCGCCAACGTCTCACTCATGTCCCGCCTCGACCTTGAGAAATTGCTCCGGCCCGGCCACGCCCGGCCGCGTCCTGGCCAGCGTGGGCAGTTGGGCCCGGAGGGAAACGACCTCGCCCACCACCAGCAGGGCGGGAGAACCCACGGCCTCTTCCCGGGCCCGTGCGGCGATGGACGCCAGCGGCGCCTCGAGCACGCGCTGGTGCGCCCAGGTGCCCGCCTCCACGATCGCCGCCGGAGTGGACGGCGCGCGGCCCGCGGCGATGAGCGCGAGCGTCACCTCCTCCAGCCGGCGGCCCGCCATGAAGAGCACCAGCGTCTCCGCGCCCGCCAGGTGCGCCCAGTCGGGCGCCTGGCCCGTGCGGTGCGCGGTGGCGAACGTCACCGAGCCCGACACGCCCCGGTGGGTGACGGGAATGGCCGCCGCCGCCGGCGCCGCCAGGCCACTGGAGACACCCGGGACGACCTCGTAGGCGATGCCCGCCGCCTCCAGCGCGAGCGCCTCCTCCCCGCCCCGGCCGAACACGAAGGGGTCTCCCCCCTTGAGCCGCACCACCGAGCGGCCCAGCCGCGCCTGGGCGATGAGCAGCGCGTGGATCTCCTCCTGCGCCACCGACTCTCCCCCGCCCTCCTTGCCCACGAACACCAGCCGCGCGTGGGGCCGGGCATGCGTGAGGACTTCCGGGTGGATGAGGCGGTCGTACACCACCGTGTCCGCGCTCGCGAGCAGCCGGGCCGCGCGCAGCGTGAGCAGGCCGGGATCTCCCGGACCCGCGCCCACCAGGTACACGATGCCCTCGACGTGTTGACTCATGTCGTCTCTCCAAAGGTCTCGAGCGCGGCGCGCACCCGGGCCCACGCCTCCCGGCTCCGTCCGCGCATCAGCAACTCCCCCGCCTCGCCCTCCACCAGGTGCTTGAGCAGCCGCATCCGCGCGGGCCCCTGCGGCAGACGCCTGCGCAGCCACCCCGTCAGTCGCGCCAGCCGCACGTGCCCGGGCAGCACCTGATCCAGGAACCGCTTGCGCAGCAGCCGCGCCAACGCGGGCGACTGGCCCGAGGTGGACACCGCCACGACGATGGGCCCGCGCCGGCCCACCGACGGCAGCGTGAAGTCGCACAGCTCCGGCACGTCCGCCGTGTTGAGCCACACGCCGCTCGCGCGGGCCTCCGCCGCCACGGCCTCGCTCACCCGCGAGTCATCCGTGGCCACGAACACCAACTCCTGTCCCCGCGTGTCCCCGGGCCGCCAGGCGCGCTCGAGCAACTCCAGACGGCCCGCGTCCGCGAGCTGGCGGATGGAGGGGCCCACCACCGGCGCCACCACGCGCAGCCGGGCTCCCGCCTCCACGAGCTGCCGGCCGCGCTCCTCGGCGATGGTGCCGGCGCCGACCAGAAGCACCCGCCGGCCCTCCAGACGAAGGCAGACGGGAAAATCCACGGGCGTGCTCATGAGACTGACACTCGGAACTGGATCCTGGAATTCATTCAGCGCTTCACGTGCAGACCGCACTCGCGGTTGTCGGGTGACTCCCACCACCAGCGGCCCGCACGCTCGTCCTCATACGGCTTCACCGCGCGCGTGCAGGGCGCGCAGCCGATGGAAGGGTAGCCGCGATCATGCAGCGCGTTGTAGGGGACTCCGTGGGCCTTGATGTATGCCCACACTTCCCGGGACGTCCACCGAGCGAGCGGGTTCACCTTGAGCAGGCCATGCGTCCCGTCCGCCTCGAGCGCCTGCACCTCCGTGCGCGTGACGGACTGCTCGCGCCGCAACCCCGTCACCCACGCCTCCCGCCCCGCCAGCGCGCGCCTGAGCGGCTCCACCTTGCGCACGCCACAGCACTCCTTGCGCTCCTCGATGCTCTGCTTGAACGAGAAGTACCCCTTGGTGGACTCCAGCGCCTCCACCCGCGCGCGCTCGGGGAAGAACGTCTCGATCTCCACCCCATAGCGGCGGCGCACCACGTCCATCACCTCGTAGGTCTCCGGCGGCAGCCGTCCCGTATCCAGCGTGAACAGGCGCAGGCTCGGCGCGTGGGCGCGTGCCAGATCGATGAGGACCATGTCCTCCGCGCCAAAGCTCGAGGCGATGACCGCGCGGGCTCCGAAGCGCCGCTCCACCCACGCGAGCACCCGCTCGGCGGGAGCGTCGAGCAGTTCCTCGGAGGTGGCGCGCAGTTCCTCGGGCGAGAACGCGGGAGATGACAAGGAAGACGCGGACATGGCGGACCCCGACGAAAAAAAGAACGGCCCGCCCCTCGTGCGAGGCCGGGCCGTACGTGTCGCCGGACAACGGCCCCGTGGACCGATGCCCTCGGCGAGATTCCTCACCCGCGCCCCCGATCCTCGGCGGCCAGAGAAGCGCGACACAGCATGAGTAGAGCGGTAATTACCGCCCGGGCCTTTCTCCGTCAAGGTGGACAGAACGCCAATATGGCGGACGGACTCCTCCTGCCTTCCTGGAGGGCGGGCACCCAGGTGCGCCTGGGCGTGAAATCAGGCACAAAGGACAGGTGCCCACGCTTTCCTCCCTCTCCATCTACCCGCTCAAGTCCTGCGCGGAGCTGCCGCTGACCCACGCCACGGTGGAGCCCCTCGGGCTGCAACATGATCGCCGCTGGATGGCGGTGCGGCCGGACGGCTCCTGCATGACGGGGCGCGAGCTGCCCGGCTTCGTGCACCTGCGGGCCGTGCCGGTGCCCGAGGGCCTCCACCTGTCGGCGCCCGGCATGTCCGAGCTCGTGGTGGCCGTGCCTCCGGCCGACGCGCCCCGCCTCGAGGTCATCGTCTGGAGTGACACCTGCTCGGCCGCCTGGGCCGGGGAGGAGGCGGACCGGTGGCTCTCCGCGTACCTGCGCGAGCCCGCGCGGCTCGTGTACGTGGACGCGCGCATGCTGCGCCCCGTGGATCCCAAGTACGCCGCGCCCGACGACCGGGTCGGCTTCGCCGACGGCTATCCGCTCCTGCTCATCTCCGAGGCCTCGCTCACCGACCTCAACACGCGTCTGCCCCAGCCGGTGCGGATGAACCGCTTCCGCCCCAACCTCGTGGTGAGCGGCTGCGAGCCCTTCGCCGAGGATCGCTGGAAGCGGCTGCGCATCGGCGAGGTGGAGCTGATGCTCGTCAAGCCGTGCGCCCGCTGTGTCTTCATCAACGTGGATGCGAGCACGGCCCGGCCCGACCCCGCCCAGCAGCCCCTGCGCACCCTCGCCACGTACCGCAACCACGGCAACAAGGTGCTGTTCGGCCAGAACGTCATCGCGCGCCACGGAGGGGTGTTGCGCGTGGGCGATCCGGTCGAAGTGTTGGAAGAGGCCTGAAAGAATTACGGCTTCGCGCGGGAGTCCTCGTCCCCGGGGGCAGGGCTTCCCTCGGACGCGAGGGCCGGGCGGGCCCACCGGGCCGCTGGCACACGATGTGCTGGACGCACGGGCATGACGATCGCGCGTCGTGCCCGGAACATCTTCAAGCTCGGCAAGCAGGCGGTCTCGGAGTGGAGTGACGACAACGCTCCGATGTTCGCCGCCTCGCTCTCCTACTACACCCTCTTCTCCATCGCCCCGGTGCTGGTCATCGCCGTGAGCGTGGCGGGCATGGTGTTCGGCGAGGAAGCGGCGCGGGGGCAGATCCAGGCGCAGTTGGAGGACCTGGTGGGCCGCAGCAGCGCCGAGGTCATCGGGCAGATGATGATCAGCGCGCGCAAGCCGGGCGCGGGCATCCTCGCCACCGCCATTGGCCTCGTCGCCCTCATCTTCGGCGCCACGGGCGTGTTCGTGCAGTTGCAGGACTCGCTCAACCACATCTGGAACGTGAAGCCCAAGCCGCGCAACGGGGTCATCGCCTTCCTGCGCAGCCGCTTCCTGTCCTTCGCCATGGTGCTGGTGATTGGCTTCCTGCTGCTGGTGTCGCTGGTGGTGAGCGCCGTGCTGGCGGCGCTGGGCGCCTGGTTCTCCAACCTGCTGCCCGGCTGGACGATGATGTGGCAGGGCCTCAACCTGCTCATCTCCTTCGGCGTCATCACCGTGCTCTTCGCGATGATGTACAAGCTGCTGCCCGACACCCACGTGTCCTGGCGGGACGTGTGGCTGGGGGCCGCCGTGACGTCGCTGCTCTTCAGCCTGGGCAAGTTCCTCATCGGGCTGTACCTGGGCCGCAGCGCCGTGGCGTCGAGCTACGGCGCGGCGGGCTCGCTGGCGGTGGTGCTGCTCTGGGTCTACTACTCCGCGCAGATCCTCTTCCTCGGGGCCGAGTTCACCCAGGTGTACGCCCGCAGCCATGGCAGCCACAGCCACCCCCCGGCGCGGGACAGGGCCCCGCGAGCCGAGGGCCAGGCACCGGATGGGGCGGAGGCCCACTCCGCCTGAAGCAGCGTCTTCCTTCTGGCAATCCGCCGAACCGTCCCACTCGGGGATGACGGGTTTTGGTAGGGAGCGGCTCCATGCTCCCACTCCTCGCGGCCCTCTGGCTCACCGCGGCCCCGCTCCCCGCGGCTCCGCAAGCACTCACATCCGTCACCTCCTCCCGCGCCCTGTCCGATGGACTCGAGCTGCGCGCGGGAGAGGCGACCCTGCGCATCTCCGCCCTGCGTGACGACATCCTGAGAATCCGCGTCAGCCCGGGGGCCACCGCGCCGGAAGACGCCTCGTGGGCCGTGCTTCGCGAGGCCCGCACCCAGCGCGTCAAGGTGAAGGCCCTGCCGGAGAGCGAGGCCGCCGTCGGCTTCCGCACCGCGGCGCTCGAGGTCCGGGTCGAGAAGAATCCCCTGCGGCTGCTCATCCTCGATCTCCAGGGCAACCTCCTGTCGGCCGACGCGGTGGGCCGCCCCACGCAGTTCCTCGGAGGCGGCTTCCAGCTCACCAAGCAGATGCCCGCGGACGAGCACTACTTCGGCCTGGGCGACAAGGCGGGCCCGCTCGACCGCCGCGACCAGGCCTTCACCCTCTGGAACACCGACGCCTACCGGAACCAGGAGTCGACCGATCCCATCTACAAGAGCATTCCGTTCTTCATGGCCGTCCGCGCGGGCCGCGCCCACGGCATCCTGCTCGACAACACCTGGCGCACCCACTTCGACTTCGGCAAGCAGTGGCGCGACGCCTACTCCTTCGGCGCCGAGGGCGGCCCGCTCGAGTACTACTTCCTGCACGGGCCCGAGCCCCGGAAGGTGCTCGAGGGCTACACCTTCCTCACCGGTCCCGCGCCCCTGCCCCCGCGCTGGGCGCTCGGCTTCCAGCAGTCCCGCTTCAGCTACGAGCCCGAGTCCCGCGTGCGGGAAGTCGCCTCGCGCCTGAGGGCCGATCAGATCCCCTCGGACGTGCTCTTCCTGGACATCGACTACCTGGATCGCTTCCGCGCCTTCACCGTCGACAAGAGCAAGTTCCCGGATCTGCCCGGACTCATCCGAGACCTGGGCCAGCAGAACTTCCGGGTGATCACCATCTCCGACATGCACATCGCGAAGGCGCCCGACGCCGGGTACGCGCCGTATGACACGGGGGTCGCCGGCAACCACTTCGTCCACAACCCGGACGGCAGCCTCTTCGCCGGCCGTGTCTGGCCCGGCGACTCGGTGTTCCCCGACTTCACCCGCGCCCAGACGCGTGCCTGGTGGGGCTCGCTCTACAAGGAGCTGGTGGCGCAGGGCGTGGCGGGCCACTGGAACGACATGAACGAGCCCTCGGTCTTCTCTCCCCTCAAGACCCTGCCGCTCGACTCGGTGCACCGCATCGAGGAGCCCGGCTTCGAGAGCCGGAACGCCACTCACGCCGAGGTGCACAACGTCGTCGGCCTGCTGAACGCGCGCGCCACCTATGAGGGACTGTTGAAGCTCCAGCCCGAGGAACGGCCGTATGTCCTCACCCGCGCCACCTACGCGGGAGGCCACCGCTACGGCGCCACCTGGACGGGCGACAACAGCGCCACCTGGAACCAGCTGCGCCTGAGCACGCCCATGCTCTTGAACCTGGGGCTCAGCGGCTTCTCGCTCTCGGGGGTCGATGTCGGGGGATACTCGGGCACCCCCCCGGAAGAGCTGCTGACGCGCTGGTATGCGGTCGGCGCCTTCAATCCCCTCTTCCGCAGCCACGCCGAGAAGGGCACCGGCGACCACGAGGTCTGGGCCCATGGCCCCGCGCCCGCGGCCGTGCGCCGCCGCTACATCGAGACGCGCTACCGGCTGCTGCCCTACTTCTACACCCTGGCGGAGGAGAACTCGCGCACGGGCCTGCCCATGATGCGTCCCCTCTTCCTCGAGTTCCCCGTGGCCACCGAGGACAAGCATCCGCTGGATCTCGATGCCGGCCACGAGTTCATGCTCGGCCGCGCCCTGCTGGTGGCGCCCCCGCCCTTCCCCGAGAACCCGGATGTGTACCCCGTCACCCTGCCCCCCGGGGACTGGTTCGACTTCTGGACGGGCCGGAAGGCCGAGGGCACCCGGAGCGGCACCGCGCCAGCCAATGCATCCACGCCCTCGACCTTGAAGGTGACGCCCAAGCTGGACGAGCTGCCGGTGTTCGTCCGGGCCGGCAGCATCCTTCCCCTTCAGCCGCTGGTGCAGCACACGGCGCAAGTTCCCCAGGGCCCCCTGGAGCTGCGCGTCTACCCGGGACCGGACTGCCAGGGCGACCTCTACCTCGATGACGGCCACAGCCTCGCCTACAAGAAGGGCGCCTGGCTGCGGCAGCGCTTCTCCTGCCAGGTCGAGGCGAACGGGCTGAAGGTGACGCTGGCCCGGCCCACGGGCAGCTACCCGGCCTGGTGGAAGAGCGTGGACATCGTGGTCCACGACTGGCCCGAGGCCCGCACCTCCGCGACCCTCGCCCGGGGCGGCTCCCCCTCCGTCCGCTACGACGCCGCGACGCGCACCTTGCGCCTCTCGATTCCCGCCGATCGCGCGGGCTCGGAGCTGCGGCTGACACGCACCCCCTAGCCCTCCCGGCGAGCAAGACGAAGAAACCGACGCCAGGGCCCTCGTGCACCGTCCTGGCTCGGACGCCTCCGCCGCCGCGGAGGGTGTTCATCCCCCAGGGGACTGCACACCCTCCGCCGGACGGCGAGAGACCAGGACATGGAGTCGGATCTGGCTCCCCCTCGAGGATTGAGGCAGTGGCCTCCCTCGTCCATAGTTCCTGCCCGAGGCGAACCCGGCCACCGTCTCCTCCACGCCGGGCCGCCCGCCAGGAGAAGCCATGAGTTCCCCCACGTCCCCGCGTCCAGAGGCCGCGAGCGCATCCGGCTGCCCCTTCTCGGGCAGGACCTTCAACCCCTTCGCGCCCCCCCATCACGAGAACATGCAGGCCCTCTTCGCCCAGGCCCGGCGCGAGCAGCCCGTCTTCTTCAGTGAGGTCATGGGCGCCTGGGTGGTGACGCGCCACGAGGACATCTGCGCCGCCGTGGAGGATACGCAGCGCTTCTCCTCGAAACTCGACTCGCAGATCTTCGAGGCGCTGCTGCCGGAGCCCCGGGCGTACATGGCGGACGTGGGCTACCGCAAGATGCCCCTGATCTACGATGACCCCCCCGAGCACGCGCGCTCCCGGCAGATCGTCGCCCGGCTCTTCTCCAAGGAGAACCTCGCCGCGCTGGAGCCGCTCGTGCGCTCCATCACCGAGGAGCTGGTGGACGGGTTCGCCCAGGACCGGCAGGTGGAGCTGGTCAGCCGACTGGCCTACCCGCTGCCCATCCGGGTCATCTTCGCGTGGATGGGCCTGCCGCTGGAGCTGATGGACAACTTCAAGAAGTGGTCCCACCATCTCACCCTGATGCTGTCGCTCCAGGCCCGGACGCTGGAGCTGCAGAACGAGTGCGTGCGCGGGGTGACGGACATGCAGCGCTGCGTGGCGGAGCTCATCTCCGAGCGCGTGGCCCACCCGCGCGAGGATGGCCTGACCGTGCTGTCCCAATCGCTGATGGAGGGAACCACCCTGGAGGCGGCGGATCTGGCGGCCATGGTGATGCTACTGATCTCCGCCGGCCACGAGACCACCTCCAGCCTGATGGGAATGGCGGTACGCGTCCTGCTGGAGCAGCCCGAGCGCTGGCGACAGCTCCGCGAGGAGCCGCACACCCTTCCGCGGGTGGTCGAGGAGGTGCTGCGCTACGAGACGCCGATGGCCATCCTGGCCCGCCATACCGCCACGCAGGCCGAGCTGGGAGGGGTGACGATCCCGGCCGGAGCGCGGGTGCTGATGGTGGTGCTCTCGGGGAACCGGGACGAGCGGCGCTTCCCCGAGCCGGAGAGCTTCGACCCCAAGCGGCCCCAATTGGGGCAACACCTGGCCTTCGGCCGGGGCATCCACGTCTGCGTGGGCGCGGGCCTGGCCCGGCTGGAGGCGCGGGTGATGCTGGAAGTGCTCGCCCGTCGACTGCCCGGGCTGCGGATCGTGGAACCGCCCCGGCTGGTCCCTGGCCCGGTGCGCCACCACGAACAGCTCCTGCTCGCCTGGGACTGAACGCCTCAGCCCTTGAGCGTCCGGCCGAACAACGCGAGCAGCGTCTGCCAGTGCCGCTCGGAGGCATCCTTGTCGTAGACGGGCGAGCCCTCCACCGCGAAGCCATGGCGGGCGCCGACGTAGAGCTCGGATTGATGCTTGACACCCGCCGACTTCAGCGCCGCCTCCAGCCGCGAGATGGCCTCGGCGGGCATGAAGAAGTCCTGATCGGCATGGCCGAAATAGACCTCGCCCTTGAGCTTGCTGGCGAGGAGGTGCGGGCTGGAGGGCTCATCCGTGGCCAGCCGCCCGCCATGGTACGAGGCCGCCGCGACAATCCGGTCCGGGAAGTCGGCCATCACGCGCATGGCGACGGCGCCACCCATGCAGTAGCCCACCACGCCCACGCGAGAGCCCTTCACCTGGGGCTGGGCGGCGAGGAAGTCGAGCTGCGCGGCGGCATCGGTCCTGATGCGCTCGGGCGTGAGCGAGGCGATGAGCCCGAAGATGCGCTTGCGGAACGCCTCGTCCTCGAACGAGCCCTCCGTCAGGCCGGGCAGCGGCGCGCGGCCTTCCCGGTAGTAGACGTTGGGCAGCAGCACGACGTAGCCCGCCGCCACCAGCCGGTTCGCCATGGACTCGAACGCGGGACGGATGCCCATGGCATCCGTGACCAGGAGCACCGCCGGCCACTGTCCCTCTCCGTCAGGATGGTACAGCCTGGCGTCCAGCGTTCCCTCTGAGGTCTTGATGTCGACAGCTTGCACGGCCACGCGCCACCTCCAGTTCGAGCCGGAGGTGTCTAACGCATCGGGACGGACCTTCAACAGAATCCAGGGGAAAAGGGGATGCTGGAGGACACTCGCGCTGTGAACCCGATCGACGGCCCCCTCCCATCATGAAGCCTCTTCCGCCGAAGCAGAACGCCCACATCAACGGTCAGACCCTCGAGTACATCATCGCGGGTCAGGGCGCGCCCGCCCTCGTGCTCGTCAATGGTGCCGGTGGCCCAATCGAAGGATGGTTCAGGGTATGGGAGCCGCTGTCCACGCTGGGGACCGTCTTCGCGTACAACCGCCCAGGGATTGGCGGCAGCGGGAAGCCGGTGGTCCCGCAGACCGGAGAGGTCATCGTCGAGTCGCTTCGTGCGCTCCTGCGTCACGCCCACCTGTCTCCGCCC
This Cystobacter fuscus DSM 2262 DNA region includes the following protein-coding sequences:
- a CDS encoding YihY/virulence factor BrkB family protein is translated as MTIARRARNIFKLGKQAVSEWSDDNAPMFAASLSYYTLFSIAPVLVIAVSVAGMVFGEEAARGQIQAQLEDLVGRSSAEVIGQMMISARKPGAGILATAIGLVALIFGATGVFVQLQDSLNHIWNVKPKPRNGVIAFLRSRFLSFAMVLVIGFLLLVSLVVSAVLAALGAWFSNLLPGWTMMWQGLNLLISFGVITVLFAMMYKLLPDTHVSWRDVWLGAAVTSLLFSLGKFLIGLYLGRSAVASSYGAAGSLAVVLLWVYYSAQILFLGAEFTQVYARSHGSHSHPPARDRAPRAEGQAPDGAEAHSA
- a CDS encoding cytochrome P450, which produces MSSPTSPRPEAASASGCPFSGRTFNPFAPPHHENMQALFAQARREQPVFFSEVMGAWVVTRHEDICAAVEDTQRFSSKLDSQIFEALLPEPRAYMADVGYRKMPLIYDDPPEHARSRQIVARLFSKENLAALEPLVRSITEELVDGFAQDRQVELVSRLAYPLPIRVIFAWMGLPLELMDNFKKWSHHLTLMLSLQARTLELQNECVRGVTDMQRCVAELISERVAHPREDGLTVLSQSLMEGTTLEAADLAAMVMLLISAGHETTSSLMGMAVRVLLEQPERWRQLREEPHTLPRVVEEVLRYETPMAILARHTATQAELGGVTIPAGARVLMVVLSGNRDERRFPEPESFDPKRPQLGQHLAFGRGIHVCVGAGLARLEARVMLEVLARRLPGLRIVEPPRLVPGPVRHHEQLLLAWD
- a CDS encoding glycoside hydrolase family 31 protein → MLPLLAALWLTAAPLPAAPQALTSVTSSRALSDGLELRAGEATLRISALRDDILRIRVSPGATAPEDASWAVLREARTQRVKVKALPESEAAVGFRTAALEVRVEKNPLRLLILDLQGNLLSADAVGRPTQFLGGGFQLTKQMPADEHYFGLGDKAGPLDRRDQAFTLWNTDAYRNQESTDPIYKSIPFFMAVRAGRAHGILLDNTWRTHFDFGKQWRDAYSFGAEGGPLEYYFLHGPEPRKVLEGYTFLTGPAPLPPRWALGFQQSRFSYEPESRVREVASRLRADQIPSDVLFLDIDYLDRFRAFTVDKSKFPDLPGLIRDLGQQNFRVITISDMHIAKAPDAGYAPYDTGVAGNHFVHNPDGSLFAGRVWPGDSVFPDFTRAQTRAWWGSLYKELVAQGVAGHWNDMNEPSVFSPLKTLPLDSVHRIEEPGFESRNATHAEVHNVVGLLNARATYEGLLKLQPEERPYVLTRATYAGGHRYGATWTGDNSATWNQLRLSTPMLLNLGLSGFSLSGVDVGGYSGTPPEELLTRWYAVGAFNPLFRSHAEKGTGDHEVWAHGPAPAAVRRRYIETRYRLLPYFYTLAEENSRTGLPMMRPLFLEFPVATEDKHPLDLDAGHEFMLGRALLVAPPPFPENPDVYPVTLPPGDWFDFWTGRKAEGTRSGTAPANASTPSTLKVTPKLDELPVFVRAGSILPLQPLVQHTAQVPQGPLELRVYPGPDCQGDLYLDDGHSLAYKKGAWLRQRFSCQVEANGLKVTLARPTGSYPAWWKSVDIVVHDWPEARTSATLARGGSPSVRYDAATRTLRLSIPADRAGSELRLTRTP
- a CDS encoding precorrin-2 dehydrogenase/sirohydrochlorin ferrochelatase family protein, whose translation is MSTPVDFPVCLRLEGRRVLLVGAGTIAEERGRQLVEAGARLRVVAPVVGPSIRQLADAGRLELLERAWRPGDTRGQELVFVATDDSRVSEAVAAEARASGVWLNTADVPELCDFTLPSVGRRGPIVVAVSTSGQSPALARLLRKRFLDQVLPGHVRLARLTGWLRRRLPQGPARMRLLKHLVEGEAGELLMRGRSREAWARVRAALETFGETT
- the cysD gene encoding sulfate adenylyltransferase subunit CysD, coding for MSETLAARHSHLAVLEAESIHILRETAAEFARPVMLYSIGKDSQVLLHLARKAFHPAPLPFPLLHVDTTWKFREMYRFRDEFTSRHGLNLLVHQNKKALAEGINPFDHGSQKYTHAMKTQSLLEALALHGFDAAFGGARRDEEKSRAKERVYSFRDRHGQWEPRKQRPELWNLYNGRIDAGESMRVFPLSNWTELDVWHYILKERIPVVPLYFAAERPVVSRNGQWIMVDDERMRLRPGEKPVLKRVRFRTLGCYPLSGAVESSAASVEEIITEMVESRVSERQGRLIDHDEEGSMELKKREGYF
- the cobA gene encoding uroporphyrinogen-III C-methyltransferase produces the protein MSQHVEGIVYLVGAGPGDPGLLTLRAARLLASADTVVYDRLIHPEVLTHARPHARLVFVGKEGGGESVAQEEIHALLIAQARLGRSVVRLKGGDPFVFGRGGEEALALEAAGIAYEVVPGVSSGLAAPAAAAIPVTHRGVSGSVTFATAHRTGQAPDWAHLAGAETLVLFMAGRRLEEVTLALIAAGRAPSTPAAIVEAGTWAHQRVLEAPLASIAARAREEAVGSPALLVVGEVVSLRAQLPTLARTRPGVAGPEQFLKVEAGHE
- a CDS encoding phosphoadenylyl-sulfate reductase, encoding MSASSLSSPAFSPEELRATSEELLDAPAERVLAWVERRFGARAVIASSFGAEDMVLIDLARAHAPSLRLFTLDTGRLPPETYEVMDVVRRRYGVEIETFFPERARVEALESTKGYFSFKQSIEERKECCGVRKVEPLRRALAGREAWVTGLRREQSVTRTEVQALEADGTHGLLKVNPLARWTSREVWAYIKAHGVPYNALHDRGYPSIGCAPCTRAVKPYEDERAGRWWWESPDNRECGLHVKR
- a CDS encoding dienelactone hydrolase family protein, encoding MAVQAVDIKTSEGTLDARLYHPDGEGQWPAVLLVTDAMGIRPAFESMANRLVAAGYVVLLPNVYYREGRAPLPGLTEGSFEDEAFRKRIFGLIASLTPERIRTDAAAQLDFLAAQPQVKGSRVGVVGYCMGGAVAMRVMADFPDRIVAAASYHGGRLATDEPSSPHLLASKLKGEVYFGHADQDFFMPAEAISRLEAALKSAGVKHQSELYVGARHGFAVEGSPVYDKDASERHWQTLLALFGRTLKG
- a CDS encoding MOSC domain-containing protein; translation: MPTLSSLSIYPLKSCAELPLTHATVEPLGLQHDRRWMAVRPDGSCMTGRELPGFVHLRAVPVPEGLHLSAPGMSELVVAVPPADAPRLEVIVWSDTCSAAWAGEEADRWLSAYLREPARLVYVDARMLRPVDPKYAAPDDRVGFADGYPLLLISEASLTDLNTRLPQPVRMNRFRPNLVVSGCEPFAEDRWKRLRIGEVELMLVKPCARCVFINVDASTARPDPAQQPLRTLATYRNHGNKVLFGQNVIARHGGVLRVGDPVEVLEEA